CATGCTGAGCTTCCTTCCTGTAAGAGAATCGGTTGCCTTTTTGAAATCCTCGAGCGTTTTTATATCATTTCTGCCAAGCTTGAGTATGATGTCTCCCGGTTTGAGTCCTGTCCCGTCGGCATTTGAACCCCGTTTAATTTCGGTTATTATAACACCCGATTCATTGGCGCTGAGATTCATGCTGTCCCTTACGGCATCGTCAATCTCTCTTGCAGTAAGTCCCCCAAGGAAGCGGTTGTTGCTGATGGTGAGAGAACTCCCTGAAGCCGCTGCCCTCGAAAGGTCGCCTGCCTGTACAGGTATTACGAATTCCCTGTCTTTTCTTATAATTGACACCTTAGCCTGGGTTCCAGGCAGGATCTCGGATACCATGAATCTCATTGAAATGGAGTTCTGAACAACTTTTCCGTTTATTGCAGTTATAATGTCACCGCGTCTTATGCCTGCATTTGCTGCAGGAGAACCCTTGGAAACATCGACAACGATAACGCCTCTGGGCGTCGCCATCTTCAAAGAGCGTGCAATGCCGGCATCGATATCCTGGGTCGTTACTCCCAGCCATCCCCTTATTACCTTTCCATAGCGCACCAGACTGTTCTTTATGGATATTGCAAAATCCGCCGGTATCGCAAACCCGATTCCGATATTGCCGCCCGACCTGGACAGGATAGAGGTATTTATCCCGACGAGTTCCCCCCTCATGTTCACAAGGG
This genomic window from Desulfomonilia bacterium contains:
- a CDS encoding DegQ family serine endoprotease yields the protein MKKIHRLCTLSVLALLLTAGISLAATADMFQGEWVADVAQKVIPSVVNIASTKTVVDRSPFYSDPFFRDFFGNAPQEERVQRSLGSGVIISPDGYILTNNHVVGGADKVEVKLSDSRVFTAHIIGTDPKSDVAVIKIDSRGLPWLPVGDSSKLRIGTFVLAVGNPFGLGQTVTLGIVSALGRSGLGITDYENFIQTDAAINPGNSGGALVNMRGELVGINTSILSRSGGNIGIGFAIPADFAISIKNSLVRYGKVIRGWLGVTTQDIDAGIARSLKMATPRGVIVVDVSKGSPAANAGIRRGDIITAINGKVVQNSISMRFMVSEILPGTQAKVSIIRKDREFVIPVQAGDLSRAAASGSSLTISNNRFLGGLTAREIDDAVRDSMNLSANESGVIITEIKRGSNADGTGLKPGDIILKLGRNDIKTLEDFKKATDSLTGRKLSMSILRGGVVMTTTIFK